One region of Gossypium raimondii isolate GPD5lz chromosome 6, ASM2569854v1, whole genome shotgun sequence genomic DNA includes:
- the LOC105773224 gene encoding CBL-interacting serine/threonine-protein kinase 1 yields the protein MSSTRRTEEVVEKKKKNNNNERILRLGNYELGRTLGEGNFAKVKLAKHLHSSLPFAVKILDKSNLIQLKIADQIKREISTLKLLKHPNVVRLHEVLASKTKIYMVLEYATGGELFDKIASNGKLSEAEGRKFFQQLIDGVGYCHDKGVFHRDLKLENVLIDAKGNIKISDFGLSALPQHIGEDGLLHTTCGSPNYVAPEVLANRGYNGATSDIWSCGVILYVILTGYLPFDDRNLAVLYQKIFKGDTRIPKWLSSGARNMIKRILDPNPNTRITMAGIKNDEWFKQDYSPAVPDDEEEDTYFDDEAFSMSEMAYDGNKSPESPTLINAFQLIGMSSYLDLSGFFEKEDVSERKIRFTSNHSAKDLVARIQDIATEMGFRVQMKNRRLKATREHRGQKCVGSLSIAAEVIEISPSLYVVELRKSYGDSTVYRQLCTKLSKDLGVPMGQGQGLISIEA from the exons ATGAGCAGTACAAGAAGAACCGAAGAGGTggtggagaagaagaagaagaacaacaaCAATGAAAGGATTCTCCGATTGGGGAATTACGAGTTAGGGAGAACTCTCGGCGAAGGAAACTTCGCCAAAGTTAAATTAGCTAAGCATCTCCACTCATCTCTTCCTTTTGCTGTTAAGATCCTCGACAAGTCCAATCTCATTCAACTCAAAATCGCCGATCAG ATAAAGAGAGAAATCTCCACTTTGAAGCTGCTTAAACATCCTAACGTCGTTCGTTTACATGAG GTCTTGGCaagcaaaaccaaaatttacatggTCCTAGAATATGCAACTGGAGGGGAACTGTTTGACAAAATT GCTTCCAATGGGAAGCTTTCTGAAGCTGAAGGAAGGAAGTTCTTCCAGCAGTTAATTGATGGTGTTGGTTATTGTCATGACAAAGGTGTTTTCCACAGGGATCTCAAG CTCGAAAATGTTCTTATTGATGCAAAAGGGAACATAAAGATATCTGATTTTGGCCTCAGTGCATTGCCTCAACATATTGGG GAGGATGGCTTATTGCATACAACATGTGGAAGTCCTAACTATGTTGCACCAGAGGTTCTTGCTAATAGAGGGTATAATGGTGCCACCTCAGACATATGGTCATGTGGCGTCATCTTATATGTAATTCTCACTGGATACCTCCCTTTTGATGATCGGAATCTTGCAGTTCTCTATCAGAAG ATTTTCAAAGGGGATACTCGGATTCCTAAATGGTTATCATCCGGTGCTCGGAACATGATAAAAAGGATTCTTGATCCGAACCCTAATACCAGGATAACAATGGCAGGTATAAAAAATGATGAATGGTTCAAACAAGATTATAGTCCAGCAGTAcctgatgatgaagaagaagatacaTACTTTGATGATGAAGCTTTCTCAATGTCTGAAATG GCATATGATGGAAATAAGAGCCCTGAATCACCCACTCTCATTAATGCTTTTCAGTTGATAGGAATGTCATCCTACTTAGACCTTTCTGGTTTCTTTGAAAAGGAG GATGTCTCTGAAAGGAAGATCAGATTTACATCCAATCATTCAGCTAAAGATTTGGTTGCAAGAATTCAAGATATTGCGACAGAAATGGGATTTCGAGTCCAAATGAAAAACAGACGG TTGAAAGCAACACGAGAACACCGAGGCCAGAAATGTGTTGGCAGTCTTTCAATTGCAGCTGAG GTGATTGAGATAAGTCCATCATTGTATGTGGTTGAATTAAGAAAATCATACGGTGATTCTACTGTTTATAGACAG TTATGTACAAAGCTGTCAAAAGACTTGGGTGTCCCTATGGGTCAAGGCCAAGGGCTGATCTCCATAGAAGCTTGA
- the LOC105773223 gene encoding sodium/hydrogen exchanger 6, whose translation MDNSTAEKGSPGQEQQAAGVGILLQIMMLVLSFVVGHVLRRHKFYYLPEASASLLIGLIVGGLANISDTERSIRAWFNFHEEFFFLFLLPPIIFQSGFSLSPKPFFSNFGAIVTFAIFGTFIASVVTGVLVYLGGLMYLMYKLPFVECLMFGALISATDPVTVLSIFQELGTDMNLYALVFGESVLNDAMAISLYRTMSVVRSNDPSGQNFFMVIVRFLETFVGSMSAGVGVGFTSALLFKYAGLDIDNLQNLECCLFVLFPYFSYMLAEGLGLSGIVSILFTGIVMKHYTFSNLSENSQHFVSDFFHLISSLAETFIFIYMGFDIAMEKHSWSHVGFIFFSILFIAIARAVNVFSCAYLINLVRPAHRQIPSKHQKALCYSGLRGAMAFALALQSVHDLQEGHGQIIFTATTAIVVLTVLLIGGSTGTMLEALQVVGDGHDAHLGEGFEGNNGYVPTSHEEDETTGNKLRMKLKEFHRSAASFSEIDRNYLTPFFTSQNGDSEDEEDDPMPSSRRGVYHGHS comes from the exons ATGGATAATTCAACGGCGGAGAAAGGGAGCCCGGGGCAAGAGCAGCAGGCTGCCGGAGTGGGGATTCTTCTTCAGATTATGATGCTTGTTCTTTCTTTCGTCGTTGGCCATGTTCTTCGCCGCCACAAATTCTACTACCTTCCCGAGGCCAGCGCTTCTTTGCTTATTG GTTTGATTGTTGGTGGACTTGCTAACATCTCCGACACTGAAAGAAGCATCAg GGCGTGGTTCAATTTCCACGAGGAGTTCTTCTTCCTGTTTCTGCTACCTCCAATCATCTT TCAGTCAGGGTTTAGCCTATCACCT AAACCCTTCTTCTCTAACTTTGGAGCCATTGTCACATTTGCTATTTTTGGAACTTTTATAGCTTCAGTTGTTACTGGAGTTTTAGT GTATCTTGGTGGTCTTATGTACCTCATGTACAAACTCCCTTTTGTTGAATGCCTAATGTTTGGTGCTCTTATATCAGCGACCGACCCTGTTACTGTTCTTTCCATATTTCAG GAGCTTGGCACTGATATGAACCTCTATGCTTTGGTCTTTGGGGAATCCGTCTTAAATGATGCT ATGGCAATATCTTTGTACAG AACAATGTCCGTTGTAAGAAGTAATGACCCGTCTGGGCAGAACTTCTTTATGGTGATTGTCAGGTTTCTTGAGACCTTTGTTGGTTCTATGTCTGCAG GGGTTGGAGTTGGATTTACTTCTGCTCTA CTCTTTAAGTATGCTGGACTAGATATTGACAA TCTTCAAAACTTGGAGTGCTGTCTTTTTGTCCTTTTTCCTTACTTTTC GTACATGCTTGCGGAAGGTCTTGGTCTCTCTGGTATTGTCTCAATATTGTTCACAGGAATT gtgATGAAGCACTACACATTCTCAAATTTATCAGAAAATTCTCAGCATTTTGTATCCGACTTTTTTCACTTAATATCATCATTGGCTGAGACATTCAT ATTTATATACATGGGTTTTGATATTGCCATGGAAAAGCACAGCTGGTCGCATGTGGGATTTATCTTTTTCTCAATT TTATTTATTGCAATTGCCAG GGCTGTTAATGTCTTTTCTTGTGCGTATCTGATCAATTTGGTTCGTCCTGCACATCGGCAAATACCTTCGAAGCACCAAAAAGCACTTTGCTACAGTG GACTTCGAGGGGCAATGGCTTTTGCCCTTGCCCTGCAATCTGTTCATGATCTTCAAGAAGGGCACGGGCAGATTATATTCACTGCAACAACTGCCATAGTTGTTTTGACG GTGTTGTTAATTGGAGGTTCAACAGGTACGATGCTAGAAGCTCTGCAAGTTGTGGGGGATGGCCATGATGCCCACTTGGGAGAA GGCTTTGAGGGTAATAATGGATATGTTCCTACATCTCACGAGGAAGATGAAACAACAGGGAATAAGTTAAGGATGAAACTGAAAGAGTTCCACAGAAG TGCGGCATCATTCTCTGAAATAGATAGGAACTACCTCACCCCATTCTTCACGAGCCAGAATGGAGATTCTGAAGATGAGGAGG